AAAAATCAATGGCCGGTTCATTCCAATCCAAAACCTCCCAACTTATTCTTTTCACCCCCAAATTCCTTCCATATTTGACTACTTCGTTCAACAGAGCGGTACCCAAACCGCTTCCCCTCATATTCTCGGTTACGATTAAATCCTCCAAATGAATAATGGGCCCTTTCCAAGTTGAATATCTAGGATATACCAAAGCCATACCTACAACAACGTCTTCATTTTCGGCTACAAAACAATGAAAGTGTTTTTCTGGTCCAAAACCACTGCGCTCCAAATCAGATACCGTCACTTCTACAACATTATCTTCCTTTTCAAATACAGCAAGCTCCTGAATCAGTTTTAAAACTTGGGGCATGTCCTCTTTTTGGGAAGGTCTAATTGTAAAATCCATAGTTGTTACAAATAAAACACAAAGTTATAAATTTAAATAAAGAAGTGAAAAACCAAACGCAAGAGTTTCACAAAATAAGCGATATTTGTAGTGAAATCTACCCATTTCCTATGACAACCAACAGAAAACAGACTTTAGGGGAGTTCATTATAGAGAATCAAAAATCATTTCAATATTCGTCAGGAGAGTTATCCAAGCTAATCAACGCCATTCGATTGGCGGCCAAAGTGGTCAACCATGAGGTGAACAAAGCTGGGCTTGTAGATATTATAGGTACTGCAGGCGAAACTAATATTCAAGGTGAAAATCAGCAAAAGTTGGATGTTTTTGCCAATGAAAAATTTATTCAGACGCTTACGAATCGTGAAATAGTCTGTGGTATCGCCTCTGAAGAGGAGGATAGTTTCATTTCTATAAATAGCAGTGATGAAAACCATCAAAACAAATATGTGGTCTTGATTGATCCTTTGGACGGTTCGTCAAATATCGACGTAAATGTGTCCGTGGGTACTATTTTTTCCATTTATAGGAGGGTTACCCCGGTAGGTACCCCGGTGACTATTGAAGATTTTTTACAGCCCGGAAACCAACAGGTTGCCGCAGGGTATGTGGTTTATGGCACCTCCACTATGATAGTTTATACAACTGGGGATGGCGTCAATGGATTTACTCTTAATCCGGCGTTGGGAACATTCTATCTATCTCACCCAAAAATGCAATTTCCAGAGACTGGAAAAATCTATTCGGTCAATGAAGGAAATTATGTTCATTTTCACCAAGGGGTAAAAGACTACATCAAATACTGTCAAATGGAAGAAGGTGATAGACCGTACACCTCTAGATATATTGGTTCCTTGGTATCGGATTTCCATAGAAACATGATTAAAGGAGGTATCTACATGTACCCTAAAAGCAGTGTTACCGGAAATGGAAAATTGAGATTGTTATACGAATGTAACCCCATGGCATTTATTGCAGAGCAAGCAAATGGTATTGCAATAGGGGGTAAAACACGCATACTTGATATTCAGCCAACAGAGTTACACCAACGGGTACCTTTTTTCTGTGGCAGTAAACAAATGGTTGGAAAGCTTCAGGAATTCCTTAAAAAATACCAATAAAAAAGGGAGCGATTTAGCTCCCTTTCTATTCTTTACTTATAAACTATTTTTTAACCAAATACAAGTAATCCTCAAAATCCAATTTTCCGCCAAAAATCTGAACGGAACGTTCAATAACCTTATCGGCCTTATCCCCGCTAAAACCCAAACCGATGGCATATTTTTTTACCAGGGTTTTCTCTTCTGGGTCCATTTCGTGGTCGGAATAAACAATACGGAATAGATCATACAAACGTTCCAACCGCTTTTCAGAATCATGGGTTGCTTCAATCGGATATTTATTCTCCTTCTTCAGTACCTCAGCATACTCTGCGCGGGTAATATCCAATTTGGTAGCAAAGCGGTCCAACAATTGTTTCTCCTCGGTACTAACCTCCCCGTCCACGGAAGCAAGTGTGGCCAAAGCCGCAAAATGGGCCAGGTTTCTTCTGTGCTCCCCACTGGTATATAAATCTGCAATAGACATAGTTGTATTTTAAATTATTGAGCAAATATAATTTTTTTAGAGGTCATAGTTTATATCGGGTACAACTTTGTTTGTACTCAAATTTGTAACTTCACTTGGCTATGAAATCACCACTCCTACAATTCACGGATAAAGGAATCTATTGCGAAAAAGCAGGAGTTTATCTAGACCCATGGAAACCTGTTGATAAGGCCATAATATCCCATGGCCATGCAGACCATAGTAGATGGGGTCATCAAAAATATATTACGCATCATAGAAATATACCCATCATTTCCCACAGACTTGGAAATATCAACACCAGAGGCGTAGCATGGGGAGAAAATTTCACCATAAATAATGTAAAATTTAGTATGCATCCTGCGGGACACATCATTGGGTCTTCGCAAATTAGGGTTGAACACAAAGGTGAGGTTTGGGTCTTTACCGGTGACTATAAAACCGAGGACGATGGCATTTCTACTCCTTACGAATCGATAAAATGCAATACGTTCATAACCGAATGTACCTTTGGACTACCCGCTTTTAAATGGATTCCACAAAATGAGGTGTTACAGGATATCAACGATTGGTGGAAAGAAAATCAAAATGACGGAA
This window of the Maribacter cobaltidurans genome carries:
- a CDS encoding tellurite resistance TerB family protein, with translation MSIADLYTSGEHRRNLAHFAALATLASVDGEVSTEEKQLLDRFATKLDITRAEYAEVLKKENKYPIEATHDSEKRLERLYDLFRIVYSDHEMDPEEKTLVKKYAIGLGFSGDKADKVIERSVQIFGGKLDFEDYLYLVKK
- the fbp gene encoding class 1 fructose-bisphosphatase, whose amino-acid sequence is MTTNRKQTLGEFIIENQKSFQYSSGELSKLINAIRLAAKVVNHEVNKAGLVDIIGTAGETNIQGENQQKLDVFANEKFIQTLTNREIVCGIASEEEDSFISINSSDENHQNKYVVLIDPLDGSSNIDVNVSVGTIFSIYRRVTPVGTPVTIEDFLQPGNQQVAAGYVVYGTSTMIVYTTGDGVNGFTLNPALGTFYLSHPKMQFPETGKIYSVNEGNYVHFHQGVKDYIKYCQMEEGDRPYTSRYIGSLVSDFHRNMIKGGIYMYPKSSVTGNGKLRLLYECNPMAFIAEQANGIAIGGKTRILDIQPTELHQRVPFFCGSKQMVGKLQEFLKKYQ
- a CDS encoding GNAT family N-acetyltransferase; this translates as MDFTIRPSQKEDMPQVLKLIQELAVFEKEDNVVEVTVSDLERSGFGPEKHFHCFVAENEDVVVGMALVYPRYSTWKGPIIHLEDLIVTENMRGSGLGTALLNEVVKYGRNLGVKRISWEVLDWNEPAIDFYKSKGADVKRDWDVVHLDEKGIANYLVNI